One window of Curtobacterium sp. 458 genomic DNA carries:
- a CDS encoding SGNH/GDSL hydrolase family protein, which translates to MSAAVLALVAAVCVLVTTGVVPGAPGPSAAEAAPSWPQPQPFPVSSDPPERLADVPPGSEYVALGDSYSAGYGLDDPSHLPTNACGQSARDYPHRIAQRFGLQLTDVTCGGATSDDVTSGFQFKGVPPQIRALSASTRLVTLTIGGNDADLFGTAASCLALSAKGPVFSGRDAPSCESTLVRDGEDQLGTKIASRVALGVADTLARVQEAAPNAVIVFLGYPAIFPDAEHTPAKGCFRAAVDLGTLAGSFPTDTYPFTDTDVVYLHGVQEQLDDVSAEAARAAGVRFVDVFADTQARSACATKRPYVSGVSLDGASNLQRIDLEPGALHPNERGVAYLTDRVASAVQDLAG; encoded by the coding sequence GTGTCCGCCGCCGTCCTGGCCCTGGTCGCTGCGGTCTGCGTCCTCGTGACGACCGGCGTGGTGCCGGGAGCGCCGGGGCCGTCGGCCGCCGAGGCCGCGCCCTCGTGGCCGCAGCCGCAGCCGTTCCCGGTGTCGTCGGACCCGCCCGAGCGACTCGCCGACGTCCCGCCGGGGAGCGAGTACGTGGCACTGGGGGACTCGTACTCGGCCGGGTACGGGCTCGACGACCCGAGTCACCTGCCGACGAACGCCTGCGGGCAGTCCGCCCGCGACTACCCGCACCGCATCGCGCAGCGCTTCGGGCTGCAGCTCACCGACGTCACGTGCGGCGGCGCGACGAGCGACGACGTCACGTCGGGCTTCCAGTTCAAGGGTGTCCCGCCGCAGATCCGTGCACTGTCCGCGTCGACGCGGCTCGTCACACTGACGATCGGCGGCAACGACGCCGACCTCTTCGGCACGGCCGCGTCGTGCCTGGCGCTCAGCGCGAAGGGGCCGGTGTTCTCCGGACGCGATGCCCCGTCGTGCGAGAGCACCCTCGTCCGGGACGGCGAGGACCAGCTCGGCACGAAGATCGCCTCCCGGGTCGCGCTCGGCGTCGCGGACACGCTCGCCCGCGTGCAGGAGGCTGCGCCGAACGCCGTCATCGTGTTCCTGGGCTACCCGGCGATCTTCCCCGACGCGGAGCACACGCCGGCGAAGGGCTGCTTCCGTGCGGCGGTGGACCTCGGGACGCTCGCGGGCTCGTTCCCGACCGACACGTACCCGTTCACCGACACCGACGTCGTGTACCTGCACGGCGTCCAGGAGCAACTCGACGACGTGTCCGCCGAGGCCGCCCGTGCCGCCGGGGTCCGGTTCGTCGACGTGTTCGCGGACACCCAGGCGCGGTCCGCCTGCGCGACGAAGCGGCCCTACGTCTCCGGGGTGTCGCTCGACGGCGCGAGCAACCTGCAGCGCATCGACCTCGAGCCGGGAGCCCTGCACCCGAACGAGCGCGGCGTCGCCTACCTGACGGACCGGGTCGCGTCGGCCGTGCAGGACCTCGCCGGCTGA
- a CDS encoding ATP-dependent Clp protease ATP-binding subunit yields the protein MPETFGPAGSDSFDEFLARLIAAQQAGQQRPVPFGRPVDITRLLSRRTHQLLQRTAEYATEQGQHEIDALHLLHVLVRTDPFTAVVRRAGADPERLADEVEQRLPAPSDDDALTEGRPALTGTAQRILLEATQAAKGFGSTYTDPEHVFFALVMDQDTVTGQLLASAGVTPQVMQEYAAEASAAARAGRTVPGTTTDSGSTEQSSTPTLDQYGTDLTARARDGRIDPVIGRADEIEQTVEILLRRTKNNPVLIGEPGVGKTAIVEGLAQRIVDGDVPALLQGKRVVAIDLPGMLAGARYRGDFEERLTKVVDEIAEHADELIVFVDELHTLVGAGGGGEGGSMDAGNILKPRLARGDLHMVGATTLNEYRRIEKDAALERRFQPVTVGEPSVEDAVAILTGLAPRYEEHHDVTYTPEALRAAVELSHRYVTDRHLPDKAIDLVDQAGARRRLALSGDVDVETLRVEIAALSASKDAAVAEEHYEEASRLRDQIDGLEARISAASEAGASRAPHRHGRDAADASPRDRRPGPTSPESGDRQITEADIASVVSRATGIPATRLSQGDRSRLAVLEDELHERVVGQDDAVQAIARAVRRSRTGMGDPRRPVGSFLFLGPTGVGKTELAKALASSLFGDESAMLRFDMSEFGERHTVSRLVGAPPGYVGYDEAGQLTERVRRNPYSVILLDEVEKAHPDVFNLLLQVLDDGRLTDGQGRTVDFRNTVVIMTSNIGSEFLASRSGALGFSAVGAAEGFAEDDLRARVMGKLREAMRPEFINRIDEIVLFRKLTSSQISSIVALLLEDTALRLLGQGMTLSVSDEAVAWLAEHGYEPEYGARPLRRLIQREVDDRIATLVVAETVRSGDTVRVDVADGVLTVTAAQPAAV from the coding sequence TTGCCAGAGACGTTCGGTCCCGCCGGCAGCGACTCGTTTGACGAGTTCCTCGCGCGGCTCATCGCGGCGCAGCAGGCCGGTCAGCAGCGGCCGGTCCCGTTCGGACGCCCCGTCGACATCACGCGACTGCTCAGCCGTCGCACCCACCAGCTGCTCCAGCGCACCGCCGAGTACGCGACCGAGCAGGGCCAGCACGAGATCGACGCACTGCACCTGCTGCACGTCCTCGTCCGGACCGATCCGTTCACTGCGGTCGTCCGCCGGGCCGGCGCCGACCCGGAGCGCCTCGCCGACGAGGTCGAGCAGCGGCTGCCCGCACCGTCCGACGACGACGCACTGACCGAGGGTCGCCCGGCACTGACCGGCACCGCTCAGCGCATCCTGCTCGAGGCGACCCAGGCCGCCAAGGGCTTCGGCAGCACCTACACGGATCCGGAGCACGTCTTCTTCGCGCTCGTCATGGACCAGGACACCGTGACCGGACAGCTCCTCGCGAGCGCCGGCGTCACCCCGCAGGTGATGCAGGAGTACGCGGCGGAGGCGTCGGCTGCGGCACGGGCGGGACGCACGGTGCCCGGCACGACGACGGACAGCGGAAGCACCGAGCAGAGCTCCACGCCGACCCTCGACCAGTACGGCACCGACCTCACGGCCCGTGCCCGTGACGGACGCATCGACCCGGTCATCGGTCGGGCGGACGAGATCGAGCAGACGGTCGAGATCCTGCTCCGCCGCACGAAGAACAACCCCGTCCTGATCGGCGAACCCGGCGTCGGCAAGACCGCGATCGTCGAGGGGCTCGCGCAGCGCATCGTGGACGGTGACGTCCCGGCGCTCCTGCAGGGCAAGCGCGTCGTCGCGATCGACCTGCCCGGCATGCTCGCCGGTGCCCGGTACCGCGGCGACTTCGAGGAGCGCCTCACGAAGGTCGTGGACGAGATCGCCGAGCACGCGGACGAGCTCATCGTCTTCGTCGACGAGCTGCACACGCTCGTGGGCGCCGGCGGTGGCGGCGAGGGCGGTTCGATGGACGCCGGCAACATCCTCAAGCCGCGCCTCGCGCGCGGCGACCTGCACATGGTCGGCGCGACGACCCTGAACGAGTACCGCCGCATCGAGAAGGACGCCGCGCTCGAGCGTCGCTTCCAGCCGGTGACCGTGGGGGAGCCGAGCGTCGAGGACGCCGTCGCGATCCTCACGGGCCTCGCGCCCCGCTACGAGGAGCACCACGACGTGACCTACACGCCCGAGGCGCTCCGCGCGGCCGTCGAGCTCTCGCACCGCTACGTGACGGACCGCCACCTGCCCGACAAGGCCATCGACCTCGTCGACCAGGCCGGTGCCCGCCGTCGGCTCGCGCTGTCCGGCGACGTGGACGTGGAGACGCTGCGCGTCGAGATCGCCGCGCTCAGCGCGTCCAAGGACGCTGCCGTGGCGGAGGAGCACTACGAGGAGGCGTCGCGCCTGCGCGACCAGATCGACGGCCTGGAGGCCCGGATCTCCGCCGCCTCGGAGGCGGGCGCGAGCCGCGCTCCCCACCGGCACGGCCGCGACGCCGCTGACGCGTCGCCGCGGGACCGGCGGCCTGGGCCCACCAGTCCGGAATCGGGTGACCGGCAGATCACGGAGGCCGACATCGCGAGCGTGGTCTCCCGCGCCACCGGCATCCCGGCGACACGCCTGAGCCAGGGCGACCGCTCCCGCCTGGCCGTCCTCGAGGACGAGCTGCACGAGCGCGTCGTCGGTCAGGACGACGCCGTGCAGGCGATCGCCCGCGCAGTGCGGCGCAGTCGGACCGGCATGGGCGACCCCCGCCGACCGGTGGGCAGCTTCCTGTTCCTCGGACCGACCGGCGTCGGCAAGACCGAACTCGCGAAGGCGCTCGCGTCCTCGTTGTTCGGCGACGAGTCGGCCATGCTCCGCTTCGACATGAGCGAGTTCGGCGAGCGGCACACGGTCTCGCGGTTGGTCGGTGCCCCTCCCGGGTACGTCGGCTACGACGAGGCCGGGCAGCTCACCGAGCGCGTCCGTCGGAACCCGTACTCGGTGATCCTGCTCGACGAGGTCGAGAAGGCCCACCCGGACGTCTTCAACCTGCTGCTGCAGGTGCTCGACGACGGCCGACTGACCGACGGCCAGGGTCGCACGGTCGACTTCCGGAACACGGTCGTGATCATGACGTCGAACATCGGGTCCGAGTTCCTCGCGTCGCGCTCCGGCGCCCTCGGGTTCTCGGCGGTCGGGGCCGCGGAGGGCTTCGCGGAGGACGACCTGCGTGCCCGGGTGATGGGCAAGCTCCGTGAAGCGATGCGGCCGGAGTTCATCAACCGTATCGACGAGATCGTGCTGTTCCGGAAGCTGACGTCGTCACAGATCTCGTCGATCGTGGCGCTCCTGCTGGAGGACACCGCGCTCCGGCTGCTCGGCCAGGGCATGACCCTGTCGGTCTCCGACGAGGCCGTCGCCTGGCTCGCCGAGCACGGCTACGAGCCCGAGTACGGCGCCCGCCCGCTCCGTCGGCTGATCCAGCGCGAGGTCGACGACCGGATCGCGACCCTCGTGGTGGCCGAGACGGTCCGGAGCGGGGACACGGTCCGCGTGGACGTGGCGGACGGTGTGCTCACCGTGACCGCGGCCCAGCCCGCCGCGGTCTGA
- a CDS encoding NUDIX domain-containing protein has product MRTSAGLLLHRAGPTGTEVFVAHMGGPFWQRRPRSWSIPKGEVEPGEDPLATARREFAEEIGSAAPDGDVVDLGEHRQSAKVVRVFALHAPHFEVAEVVSNTVRLELPRGSGRFVEVPEVDAARWVPVDEARDLLVLGQVAALDALVRAVRPA; this is encoded by the coding sequence GTGCGTACGAGTGCCGGACTCCTCCTCCACCGCGCCGGGCCGACCGGCACGGAGGTCTTCGTCGCGCACATGGGCGGGCCGTTCTGGCAGCGTCGCCCGCGGTCCTGGTCCATCCCGAAGGGCGAGGTCGAGCCGGGCGAGGACCCGCTCGCGACGGCGCGGCGGGAGTTCGCCGAGGAGATCGGGTCCGCCGCTCCCGACGGCGACGTCGTCGACCTCGGGGAGCACCGGCAGTCCGCCAAGGTCGTGCGGGTGTTCGCCCTGCACGCGCCGCACTTCGAGGTCGCCGAGGTCGTGAGCAACACGGTGCGGCTCGAGCTCCCGCGCGGGTCCGGTCGGTTCGTGGAGGTGCCGGAGGTCGACGCCGCGCGCTGGGTGCCCGTCGACGAGGCCCGGGATCTGCTCGTCCTCGGACAGGTGGCGGCCCTCGACGCCCTCGTCCGTGCGGTCCGACCCGCGTAA
- a CDS encoding DUF6412 domain-containing protein: protein MVVVEFLLRLVAVLGAGAPVATGAGDLLPAVVVTALGSAAVVAVVVLTAVVAGVLATLPPSTVVDHAAWAVLRTDIASSHPDADGHARPRAPGVVAPV from the coding sequence ATGGTCGTCGTCGAGTTCCTGCTGCGCCTCGTCGCCGTGCTCGGCGCGGGGGCACCGGTGGCGACGGGGGCGGGCGACCTGCTCCCCGCGGTCGTCGTCACGGCACTCGGCAGTGCCGCGGTCGTCGCAGTCGTGGTCCTCACCGCGGTCGTCGCCGGCGTGCTCGCCACGCTCCCGCCCAGCACTGTGGTCGACCACGCCGCGTGGGCCGTGCTCAGGACGGACATCGCGTCGTCGCACCCGGACGCGGACGGTCACGCGCGACCGAGGGCACCCGGCGTCGTCGCACCGGTCTGA
- a CDS encoding carboxypeptidase regulatory-like domain-containing protein, whose translation MRTVTAALTALALGGGLALVGASSASADPAGHWGTFTLAGQARDYSGTMTLPGFPATTFESNARQATVISGNSTWQGPNTGPGAAYGSSRGNTYLNQRPLADAAGQPSVTTYTFATPTPGASSWSFVLGDVDADRVTIAATTQGGGTATAADLGFSGVYNSCSASTAGGWSCPADPDGTTGRDVPSWDVASLTLTGNAGSVDTSGATAWFTPTVPLTSLTLTFERRSGFPVYQTWFANRTAAITGTATLDGSPIPGATVTVTAPRGTVYTTTTAADGTYSFPELPVINDYEVAITPPPGADGAATVTGVSLNGVPGGEDRVVPFAFTSPAGTTSIIGQVVDTNGDPAADVPVVITDPTANTTTTTVTNDEGYYTASGLTPNTAVTVAVDGADPVQVTTRGAAPAAPTRPRPIETDAVSTVSGVVRLDGTPQAGVTVDLLDGAGTVVATTVTDADGGYSFTTVDGTYTVRSALPAPGATGTTTSTAVTLVGGGPAQTRDFAFVTPPAPEAVVTTANGRVVDTNDEPVAGRTVTATPVEPDSGAPVTATTGTDGRYTLQGLNPATDYTVTVSGSTATVDFTSAPDAGAVVTVDDLVVAAAATPSPTPTATPTASAAPTTAPVAATGSGPTSGALAYTGADLGPGLVAAGVLVLLGAGLLTYRSVRHRRRTHLHD comes from the coding sequence TTGCGCACCGTCACGGCGGCACTGACCGCCCTCGCACTCGGAGGGGGACTCGCGCTCGTCGGCGCGTCGTCGGCCTCCGCTGACCCGGCCGGGCACTGGGGGACGTTCACCCTCGCCGGCCAGGCCCGGGACTACTCCGGCACCATGACCCTGCCGGGGTTCCCGGCGACCACCTTCGAGTCGAACGCCCGTCAGGCGACCGTGATCAGCGGCAACTCGACCTGGCAGGGGCCGAACACCGGTCCCGGTGCGGCCTACGGCTCGAGCCGTGGGAACACCTACCTGAACCAGCGGCCGCTCGCCGATGCCGCCGGCCAGCCGTCGGTCACGACGTACACCTTCGCGACGCCGACGCCCGGAGCCAGCAGTTGGTCGTTCGTCCTCGGTGACGTCGACGCCGACCGGGTGACGATCGCAGCGACGACCCAGGGCGGGGGAACCGCGACCGCGGCCGACCTCGGCTTCTCCGGCGTGTACAACTCCTGCTCGGCCTCCACCGCCGGTGGCTGGTCCTGCCCGGCCGACCCGGACGGCACCACCGGACGGGACGTCCCGAGCTGGGACGTGGCGTCGCTGACGCTCACCGGCAACGCTGGCTCCGTCGACACCTCGGGCGCCACCGCGTGGTTCACGCCCACCGTCCCGCTCACGAGCCTCACGCTCACGTTCGAGCGTCGCAGCGGCTTCCCCGTCTACCAGACGTGGTTCGCGAACCGCACCGCGGCGATCACCGGCACCGCCACGCTCGACGGCTCGCCGATCCCCGGTGCGACCGTGACGGTGACCGCGCCGCGCGGCACGGTCTACACGACGACGACCGCAGCCGACGGCACGTACTCGTTCCCGGAGCTGCCGGTCATCAACGACTACGAGGTGGCGATCACGCCGCCTCCGGGTGCCGACGGAGCAGCCACCGTGACAGGGGTCTCGCTGAACGGGGTCCCCGGGGGCGAGGACCGGGTCGTGCCCTTCGCGTTCACGTCGCCCGCGGGCACGACGTCGATCATCGGCCAGGTCGTCGACACGAACGGCGACCCCGCGGCCGACGTCCCGGTGGTGATCACCGACCCCACCGCGAACACGACGACCACGACCGTCACCAACGACGAGGGCTACTACACCGCTTCCGGCCTGACGCCGAACACGGCGGTCACCGTCGCTGTGGACGGCGCCGACCCGGTGCAGGTCACGACGCGCGGGGCAGCTCCGGCGGCACCGACCCGGCCCCGGCCGATCGAGACCGACGCGGTGAGCACGGTCAGCGGTGTGGTCCGGCTCGACGGCACTCCCCAGGCGGGCGTCACGGTCGACCTCCTCGACGGTGCCGGCACGGTGGTCGCCACGACGGTCACCGATGCCGACGGCGGGTACTCGTTCACGACCGTGGACGGCACGTACACGGTGCGCTCGGCGCTCCCGGCACCGGGTGCGACGGGCACGACGACGAGCACCGCGGTGACACTGGTGGGCGGTGGCCCGGCCCAGACCCGCGACTTCGCGTTCGTCACGCCGCCTGCTCCGGAGGCCGTCGTCACCACCGCCAACGGCCGCGTGGTCGACACGAACGACGAGCCCGTCGCCGGCCGCACCGTCACGGCCACGCCGGTCGAGCCCGACTCCGGTGCACCGGTGACCGCGACCACGGGCACCGACGGCCGGTACACCCTCCAGGGGCTGAACCCCGCGACCGACTACACGGTCACGGTCTCCGGGAGCACCGCCACGGTGGACTTCACCTCCGCCCCCGACGCGGGCGCCGTGGTGACCGTCGACGACCTCGTCGTCGCTGCCGCCGCGACCCCGAGCCCCACCCCGACGGCGACGCCCACCGCGAGTGCCGCCCCGACGACCGCACCGGTCGCCGCGACGGGCTCCGGTCCGACGTCGGGCGCCCTCGCCTACACGGGTGCGGACCTCGGCCCCGGGCTGGTCGCCGCCGGCGTGCTCGTGCTCCTCGGTGCGGGCCTGTTGACGTACCGCTCCGTGCGGCACCGTCGCCGGACGCACCTGCACGACTGA
- a CDS encoding universal stress protein: MDERWSTVTLAADAAKPHEQALRWVAGRSGTGIERVRVIGVDPAQEGRVGADGKRVADALADAARTALPGVEVVVDRHAGSFVNALVTASDEGDLLVVGSWRSRRGTTVGSGPARVAERAPVPTVVVPDGPHPIDGDVVLAVEEPLDERAVSIAVDEAERRHRRLTVLRAWEMPVLTRTGLTDFAEDPMRWRARNAELLDRVTAELRRRHPHLRIHPLLVEGHPGHAIAAHSRTASLVVLGQGHVHALSGSVLHDVLREAVSPVCVVPPTAHAAAEEREATA; encoded by the coding sequence ATGGACGAACGGTGGTCGACGGTGACGTTGGCAGCGGACGCGGCGAAGCCCCACGAGCAGGCGCTGCGGTGGGTCGCCGGCAGGTCGGGGACCGGTATCGAACGGGTCCGGGTGATCGGCGTCGACCCGGCGCAGGAGGGCCGTGTCGGCGCGGACGGCAAGCGGGTCGCCGATGCGCTCGCCGACGCCGCGCGAACGGCTCTGCCCGGCGTCGAGGTCGTGGTCGACCGGCACGCGGGGTCGTTCGTGAACGCGCTCGTGACGGCGTCCGACGAGGGTGACCTCCTGGTGGTCGGGTCGTGGCGGAGCCGCCGCGGGACGACGGTGGGATCAGGGCCAGCCCGGGTGGCGGAGCGCGCCCCGGTACCGACGGTCGTCGTGCCGGACGGGCCGCACCCGATCGACGGCGACGTCGTCCTCGCGGTCGAGGAGCCGCTCGACGAACGGGCGGTGTCGATCGCGGTCGACGAAGCGGAGCGGCGGCACCGGCGGCTGACCGTGCTCCGGGCGTGGGAGATGCCCGTCCTCACCCGGACCGGCCTCACCGACTTCGCCGAGGACCCGATGCGCTGGCGCGCGCGGAACGCCGAACTGCTCGACCGGGTGACGGCCGAGCTGCGGCGGCGGCACCCGCACCTGCGGATCCACCCGCTGCTGGTCGAGGGACACCCCGGTCACGCGATCGCGGCGCACTCGCGCACGGCGTCGCTCGTCGTGCTCGGGCAGGGCCACGTCCACGCCCTGTCGGGTTCGGTCCTGCACGACGTGCTCCGCGAGGCGGTGTCGCCGGTGTGCGTCGTCCCACCGACCGCGCACGCCGCCGCCGAGGAGCGCGAAGCGACCGCGTGA
- a CDS encoding MFS transporter, which yields MSTTTTRTSAVPAHTRPITVTTGSIVGIAVLGLATFFAITTELMPVGLLGTMSRDLGVSESTMGVVVTVYAAAVALLALPLTSFTARLPRKTVLVATLVGYAVSNLMVALAPSFAVVCAGRVVGGVAHALFFSVASAYATRIVPPRLAGRAIAFVYSGSSLGFVLGVPIATWVAQTIGWRPAVGSVAVASAVLAGVALAFLPAVRGASSPHIGSPRAWARTGLLSVVVADLLLFAGHYVVYTYIGPYAIDAGLDAHLVSGALLVLGATGVVGLWVAGLFVDRAPRQTLIVAVAVMAAAFAVLPFVHGSLVGTMAVAGVWMAANGTTGTLFMAAAIRTGGVSPDIAGALVNGASNIGIAGGAALGGQALGVVGLQWMPFAGGAVLLASLGVVVAARKGFPVHSHAQEHLSTSSIEAITSSLAVVTTSVPTISRAIQTLTGSVAVVTGAVRTHRSGEPTA from the coding sequence GTGTCCACCACCACCACCCGAACCTCGGCCGTGCCGGCACACACGCGGCCGATCACCGTCACGACGGGCTCGATCGTCGGCATCGCCGTGCTCGGGCTCGCGACGTTCTTCGCCATCACCACCGAACTCATGCCGGTCGGTCTGCTCGGCACCATGAGCCGTGACCTCGGCGTCTCCGAGTCCACGATGGGTGTGGTCGTCACCGTCTACGCCGCAGCCGTGGCCCTGCTCGCGCTGCCGCTGACGTCCTTCACCGCCCGGCTGCCCCGGAAGACCGTGCTCGTCGCGACGCTCGTTGGCTACGCGGTGTCGAACCTCATGGTGGCGCTCGCGCCGTCCTTCGCCGTGGTGTGCGCCGGCCGGGTCGTCGGCGGCGTCGCCCACGCGCTGTTCTTCTCGGTGGCGTCGGCGTACGCCACCCGCATCGTGCCGCCGCGCCTCGCGGGCCGCGCGATCGCGTTCGTGTACTCGGGCAGCTCGCTCGGCTTCGTGCTGGGCGTGCCGATCGCCACGTGGGTCGCGCAGACCATCGGCTGGCGTCCGGCCGTCGGTTCGGTCGCCGTGGCGTCGGCCGTGCTCGCCGGTGTCGCGCTGGCGTTCCTCCCGGCCGTCCGCGGTGCGTCGTCGCCGCACATCGGCTCGCCGCGTGCCTGGGCGCGCACCGGTCTGCTCTCGGTCGTCGTCGCGGACCTGCTGCTGTTCGCAGGGCACTACGTCGTCTACACGTACATCGGCCCGTACGCGATCGACGCCGGGCTCGACGCGCACCTCGTCTCCGGTGCCCTGCTCGTCCTCGGGGCCACCGGGGTCGTCGGGCTCTGGGTCGCCGGGCTCTTCGTCGACCGTGCGCCCCGCCAGACCCTCATCGTCGCGGTCGCCGTGATGGCCGCCGCGTTCGCCGTGCTGCCGTTCGTGCACGGGTCGCTCGTCGGCACCATGGCGGTCGCCGGTGTCTGGATGGCGGCGAACGGCACGACCGGCACCCTGTTCATGGCGGCCGCGATCCGGACCGGGGGTGTGTCGCCCGACATCGCCGGCGCCCTCGTCAACGGCGCGTCGAACATCGGCATCGCCGGGGGAGCGGCGCTCGGTGGCCAGGCCCTCGGCGTGGTCGGACTGCAGTGGATGCCGTTCGCCGGCGGTGCGGTCCTGCTCGCCTCGCTCGGGGTCGTCGTCGCGGCACGCAAGGGCTTCCCGGTGCACTCGCACGCGCAGGAGCACCTGTCGACCTCCTCGATCGAGGCCATCACGTCGTCCCTCGCCGTCGTCACGACGTCGGTCCCGACGATCAGCCGGGCGATCCAGACCCTCACGGGGTCGGTCGCCGTCGTCACCGGCGCGGTCCGCACCCACCGCTCCGGCGAGCCGACCGCGTAG
- a CDS encoding PRC-barrel domain-containing protein — protein sequence MFEAANIRDWIGLPVVDQSDEKIGTLESIYYDTATSDPAFGAVTTGLVGFQKLVFVPLTGALVAPKHLVVAFPKKLVKDAPSIATDGELDAAVEPGLYEHYGLTYQTGSNGERRLGRR from the coding sequence GTGTTCGAAGCCGCGAACATCCGGGACTGGATCGGCCTGCCGGTCGTGGACCAGTCCGACGAGAAGATCGGGACGCTCGAGAGCATCTACTACGACACGGCGACGTCCGACCCGGCGTTCGGTGCCGTGACCACGGGGCTCGTCGGCTTCCAGAAGCTCGTGTTCGTCCCGCTCACCGGTGCGCTCGTCGCCCCGAAGCACCTCGTCGTCGCGTTCCCGAAGAAGCTCGTGAAGGACGCGCCGTCGATCGCGACGGACGGTGAGCTCGACGCCGCGGTCGAGCCGGGCCTGTACGAGCACTACGGGCTGACCTACCAGACGGGCAGCAACGGCGAGCGACGACTCGGGCGGCGCTGA
- the ybaK gene encoding Cys-tRNA(Pro) deacylase encodes MTAASPSTPATVALDRAGVPYTPHVYEHHETATNFGEEAAAALGLREEQVFKTLVVSVDGALAVAIVPVANRLDLKAIAAAVGGKKATLADPALAEKRTGYVVGGISPVGQKTALRTVLDESALAYDSIFVSGGRRGFDIELTPADLVRVTDAIAKPIART; translated from the coding sequence ATGACCGCTGCATCGCCGAGCACCCCCGCGACGGTCGCACTGGACCGCGCGGGCGTGCCGTACACGCCGCACGTGTACGAGCACCACGAGACCGCCACGAACTTCGGGGAAGAGGCGGCCGCCGCCCTCGGGCTCCGGGAGGAGCAGGTGTTCAAGACCCTGGTGGTGTCGGTGGACGGCGCCCTCGCCGTGGCCATCGTGCCGGTCGCGAACCGCCTCGACCTCAAGGCGATCGCCGCGGCCGTCGGCGGCAAGAAGGCCACGCTGGCCGACCCGGCACTCGCCGAGAAGCGCACCGGCTACGTGGTCGGCGGCATCAGCCCCGTCGGGCAGAAGACCGCACTCCGGACCGTGCTCGACGAGTCGGCGCTGGCGTACGACAGCATCTTCGTGTCCGGTGGACGCCGGGGCTTCGACATCGAGCTCACCCCCGCCGACCTCGTGCGGGTCACGGACGCGATCGCGAAGCCCATCGCCCGGACCTGA
- the yidC gene encoding membrane protein insertase YidC, with amino-acid sequence MDLSTLPVVGTLLHAGADLLAALTGCFQPFAGSFAAALAVVALTLAVRVLLVPLSVLQVRAERDRRRLAPQLAGLRRRYGRDRERLQRAVQELYTAERVSPLAGCLPVLAQAPVVSLLYTLFTHATIGGVANTLLEATFVGVPLAHSLVVTLASPLWAHAWVVLALLAVLALVVEATRRANRRWNPVEPTDPSVPGAAVAASVGRVAPFVTVVFAAVAPLAAALYVVTSAAWALGERAVLRRALERAAG; translated from the coding sequence ATGGACCTCTCCACCCTGCCCGTCGTCGGCACGCTCCTGCACGCCGGCGCCGACCTGCTCGCCGCCCTCACGGGCTGCTTCCAACCCTTCGCCGGGTCGTTCGCCGCGGCGCTCGCGGTGGTCGCCCTCACCCTCGCCGTCCGCGTGCTGCTCGTGCCGTTGTCCGTCCTCCAGGTGCGAGCCGAGCGGGATCGACGCCGCCTCGCGCCGCAGCTCGCCGGACTCCGTCGCCGGTACGGACGGGACCGCGAGCGACTCCAGCGCGCCGTCCAGGAGCTCTACACCGCCGAACGGGTGTCGCCGCTCGCCGGGTGCCTGCCGGTGCTCGCGCAGGCCCCGGTGGTGTCGCTCCTGTACACCCTGTTCACACACGCGACGATCGGGGGCGTGGCGAACACGCTGCTCGAGGCGACGTTCGTCGGCGTGCCGCTGGCGCACTCGCTCGTGGTCACGCTCGCCTCACCGCTCTGGGCACACGCCTGGGTCGTGCTCGCCCTGCTCGCCGTCCTCGCGCTCGTGGTGGAGGCGACCCGGCGCGCGAACCGCCGGTGGAACCCCGTGGAGCCCACGGACCCCAGCGTCCCCGGTGCCGCCGTCGCGGCGTCCGTCGGGCGGGTGGCGCCGTTCGTCACGGTGGTGTTCGCCGCGGTCGCGCCCCTCGCCGCGGCGCTGTACGTCGTCACGAGTGCCGCGTGGGCACTCGGAGAGCGCGCGGTGCTCCGACGGGCGCTGGAGCGCGCCGCCGGCTAG